Proteins encoded within one genomic window of Sulfurovum sp. XGS-02:
- a CDS encoding rhodanese-like domain-containing protein — MKRIVIGLCLMTVSLMAELYQVWATPEFAEKNMKIIDIRTPAEWRETGIVKGSYTIMFFDEKGNFNVPDFLEQLERVVKKDEPFALICRVGSRTGIVSEFLSERLGYKVTNLKGGIMKMIHEGYKTVPYQP; from the coding sequence ATGAAGAGAATAGTGATCGGTTTATGTCTTATGACAGTATCATTGATGGCAGAGTTATATCAGGTTTGGGCAACACCTGAGTTTGCTGAAAAAAATATGAAGATCATCGATATCCGTACACCTGCAGAATGGAGAGAAACAGGGATCGTAAAAGGTTCCTATACGATCATGTTTTTTGATGAAAAAGGGAATTTCAATGTTCCGGATTTTTTGGAACAGTTAGAGAGGGTTGTTAAAAAAGATGAGCCTTTTGCACTCATATGCAGAGTGGGAAGTCGTACGGGAATCGTTTCCGAATTTTTATCTGAAAGGTTAGGCTACAAGGTCACTAATTTGAAAGGCGGTATTATGAAG
- a CDS encoding RNA methyltransferase, protein MNFIHISDINIPELDIYHQLRDKAFTSDNSFIADSPKVVNLLLKTDITVKSILATQEYYDTYAPLIKEKKIPQLFVASKALMQKIVGHKIHHNVMMHGIRPEQTPLGDLDNQIIMLDEISSTQNIGSIARSAAAIGINSYLLPAYGPHPYSRRALRVSMGHISMLKTHLYDDLHKTIMTLKENGYRIYAAEVTDDSTPLASVKVAEKWVLLMGHEGLGLSDEILDLCDEVVTIEMTKGVKSFNVGVAASIMMYQFKHTI, encoded by the coding sequence ATGAATTTTATACATATCAGTGACATAAACATACCAGAACTCGACATTTACCATCAGTTAAGAGACAAAGCTTTTACCTCTGACAACAGTTTTATAGCAGACAGTCCCAAAGTAGTGAACCTGCTTCTAAAGACAGATATCACAGTAAAAAGTATACTGGCTACACAAGAGTATTATGATACCTATGCACCGCTCATCAAAGAGAAAAAGATTCCTCAACTCTTTGTCGCAAGTAAAGCTCTTATGCAGAAGATCGTAGGGCACAAGATACACCATAATGTCATGATGCATGGTATACGTCCCGAACAGACGCCCCTTGGCGACCTTGATAATCAGATCATTATGCTCGATGAGATAAGTTCTACACAAAATATAGGCTCCATCGCACGCTCAGCTGCTGCCATAGGTATAAACTCATACCTCCTCCCTGCGTATGGACCGCACCCCTACTCCAGACGGGCACTTAGAGTCTCCATGGGGCATATAAGTATGCTCAAAACACATCTCTATGATGATTTACATAAGACCATCATGACACTTAAAGAAAATGGCTACCGCATCTATGCGGCAGAAGTCACGGATGATTCGACGCCTCTTGCCTCTGTCAAAGTCGCAGAGAAATGGGTACTGCTTATGGGCCATGAGGGTTTAGGTTTGTCAGATGAGATATTGGATCTCTGTGATGAAGTGGTCACGATAGAGATGACAAAAGGTGTGAAGAGTTTTAATGTAGGCGTTGCAGCTTCTATTATGATGTATCAATTCAAACACACCATTTAA
- a CDS encoding polysaccharide biosynthesis/export family protein — translation MKRVVLFIIAALAMAGCSTKSDLVLFHDTNVSNEQAQKSVTVIGSEGMYEYRIRPHDRISITMYNHPELGTTSINSQRQDTTGVLVDSKGYVRLPLVKSIHIAGLTQPAAQAKIEKAYKAYLEDAELNLQVLNKRAYVLGEVNKPGEVNLFNERATLLQVLAGAGDLTNYANRHAIVIMKQRKNTVVTETVDLTGANSIKMANLMIYPGDTIYVAPNGVRAFNIGVSEVTPVFDLAGRITQPIVNVEYLRDR, via the coding sequence ATGAAACGTGTAGTATTGTTTATCATAGCTGCTCTTGCAATGGCAGGGTGTTCAACTAAATCCGATTTAGTCCTATTTCATGACACAAATGTAAGTAATGAGCAGGCACAGAAAAGTGTCACAGTAATAGGCAGTGAAGGTATGTACGAATATAGAATCCGTCCACATGACAGGATCTCTATCACGATGTATAACCATCCGGAACTTGGTACAACCAGTATCAATAGCCAAAGACAAGATACTACAGGTGTCCTGGTTGATTCCAAAGGCTATGTAAGACTGCCGCTTGTCAAGTCTATACATATTGCAGGGCTTACACAGCCGGCTGCACAAGCAAAGATAGAAAAGGCATATAAAGCGTATCTCGAAGATGCAGAGCTCAACTTGCAAGTACTCAACAAGAGAGCCTATGTACTGGGAGAAGTCAACAAACCAGGAGAAGTAAATCTCTTTAACGAAAGAGCCACTCTTTTGCAAGTCCTGGCTGGAGCAGGAGACTTAACAAATTATGCCAATAGACATGCTATCGTCATTATGAAACAGAGAAAGAACACCGTAGTGACAGAAACTGTAGACCTTACCGGTGCGAATTCGATTAAAATGGCCAACTTAATGATCTATCCTGGTGATACCATTTATGTAGCACCGAATGGTGTAAGAGCATTTAACATAGGTGTAAGTGAAGTCACTCCAGTCTTTGACCTAGCAGGAAGAATTACACAACCGATA